One Phyllobacterium sp. T1293 DNA window includes the following coding sequences:
- the fliK gene encoding flagellar hook-length control protein FliK gives MTIGPDMPLRSLQDTIVGDTGKGHRLPDKKNAKGKDDAPDFKSMLEAKPLRLPTEAGAAITDDDVSEISDEPETKKDKEQANAGPSVQALFGQSILALEQLLDRQKPADSEQAPHQAKSVRVLDVDPKLIEADLEESKGSIDEQPVNTLPETNRKASTDALQKPDAKVAANAETKAEPVKPDIPQPASVEAESTDIGAPKSRTNAKQAAEQVAPPVINNTPSAASPAPPVETRLNTAAPATAAPVPQNRQPIADVQIISDHSTGAARTLVIQLQPIELGTVTARLRLTGEGMHIQLMAESKAAAEHLARDHEALGKALQRAGVADDTSAVTISVVDRSSLVANTQSSQQSTTGQDQQTGGRAGGQANSGSQGTQGDRSSGQQNFGDSRADERDDRTAKITPDRTLSRGLVV, from the coding sequence ATGACCATCGGACCTGATATGCCTCTCAGATCGCTGCAGGACACTATTGTCGGGGATACCGGCAAGGGGCATCGCCTTCCTGATAAAAAGAATGCCAAGGGCAAGGACGATGCGCCTGATTTCAAATCCATGCTGGAGGCAAAACCGCTGCGCTTGCCAACGGAGGCTGGTGCCGCGATCACCGATGATGATGTTTCTGAAATCAGCGATGAGCCAGAGACGAAAAAGGATAAGGAACAGGCAAATGCCGGGCCATCGGTACAGGCACTGTTCGGCCAGTCCATTCTCGCTCTTGAACAGCTTTTGGACAGACAGAAACCGGCAGACAGTGAGCAGGCACCGCATCAGGCCAAATCCGTTCGGGTGCTGGATGTTGATCCGAAGCTGATTGAAGCTGATCTTGAGGAATCCAAGGGAAGTATTGACGAGCAACCAGTCAACACCCTGCCAGAGACCAACAGGAAGGCGTCGACAGATGCTCTCCAAAAACCTGATGCAAAGGTCGCGGCAAATGCCGAGACGAAGGCGGAACCTGTCAAACCAGATATTCCACAGCCTGCCTCAGTCGAGGCTGAATCCACTGATATTGGTGCGCCCAAGTCCCGCACCAATGCAAAGCAAGCGGCTGAACAGGTCGCGCCGCCAGTGATCAATAATACGCCGTCGGCAGCGTCACCTGCGCCACCTGTTGAGACCCGCCTCAACACCGCCGCTCCCGCCACTGCTGCACCAGTACCACAGAACCGCCAGCCCATTGCCGATGTCCAGATCATCTCGGATCACAGCACGGGCGCTGCAAGAACGCTTGTGATCCAGTTGCAGCCAATCGAACTCGGCACGGTTACTGCACGCCTGCGCCTGACCGGAGAGGGCATGCATATCCAGCTCATGGCAGAGAGCAAGGCGGCGGCAGAGCATCTTGCGAGGGATCACGAAGCCCTTGGCAAGGCGTTGCAGAGGGCAGGGGTTGCTGACGATACATCGGCAGTTACCATCTCTGTCGTCGATCGCAGCAGCCTTGTAGCCAACACCCAATCGAGCCAGCAAAGCACGACAGGGCAGGACCAGCAGACGGGCGGCCGAGCCGGTGGCCAAGCCAATTCCGGCTCACAGGGGACGCAGGGCGACCGCTCTTCCGGCCAGCAGAATTTTGGAGACAGCAGAGCCGATGAGCGTGATGACAGGACTGCAAAAATCACGCCGGATCGCACTCTTTCTCGCGGCTTGGTTGTGTAG
- a CDS encoding transglycosylase SLT domain-containing protein, giving the protein MHRASSKYNIPIGILYAVGLTETGRKESLQPYAMNIEGKAVFMPSAAAALAKFNEAQGQGAKLIDLGCMQINHYFHASAFPSVSAMLDPASNVDYAARFLKQLRAREGNWTMAVARYHAGPNNDPAQKQYVCRVMENMVAFGFGNWTQKARMFCDK; this is encoded by the coding sequence ATGCACCGTGCATCGAGCAAATATAACATCCCGATCGGCATTCTCTATGCCGTTGGACTGACCGAAACCGGGCGAAAGGAGTCGCTGCAACCCTATGCCATGAACATCGAAGGCAAGGCGGTTTTCATGCCGTCAGCGGCGGCTGCCCTAGCAAAATTTAACGAAGCGCAGGGGCAGGGCGCCAAGCTGATTGACCTCGGGTGCATGCAGATCAATCACTACTTTCACGCCAGCGCATTCCCGTCCGTGAGCGCAATGCTGGACCCTGCAAGCAACGTGGATTATGCGGCGCGTTTTCTCAAACAACTCCGGGCGCGGGAGGGCAACTGGACCATGGCCGTAGCACGCTATCATGCAGGCCCCAACAACGACCCGGCACAAAAGCAATATGTTTGCCGGGTAATGGAAAATATGGTGGCTTTCGGCTTCGGAAACTGGACACAAAAAGCGCGAATGTTTTGCGATAAGTGA
- the ftcR gene encoding flagellar transcriptional regulator FtcR, translating to MIVVVDERSLVTSGYSAWFAREGITTTGFAPDDFGDWVSTVQQSDIMAVEAFLIGECANRSQFPHKIRERCSAPVIAVNDTQSLEHTLELFQAGVDDVVRKPMHVREILARINAIRRRYGNGDVGTQVGPIRVFSDGRDPQVNGVEFSLPRRERRILEYLIANRGRRLNKAQIFSAIYGIFDSEVEESVVESHISKLRKKLREQLGHDPIDSKRFLGYCINLD from the coding sequence GTGATTGTAGTCGTCGACGAACGAAGTCTGGTGACGAGCGGGTATTCTGCGTGGTTCGCCCGTGAGGGCATAACAACAACAGGGTTCGCTCCCGATGATTTCGGCGACTGGGTTTCTACCGTCCAGCAGAGCGATATTATGGCAGTGGAAGCGTTTCTCATAGGGGAATGTGCCAACCGCAGCCAGTTTCCCCACAAGATTCGTGAGCGCTGCTCGGCACCGGTTATCGCTGTCAACGACACGCAGTCGCTTGAACACACGCTTGAACTGTTCCAGGCGGGTGTCGACGATGTGGTCCGCAAGCCAATGCATGTGCGCGAAATTCTGGCTCGTATCAATGCCATCCGCCGCCGTTACGGCAATGGCGATGTCGGCACGCAGGTGGGTCCCATCCGCGTCTTTTCCGATGGCCGCGATCCGCAGGTTAATGGTGTTGAATTTTCGCTGCCGCGCCGCGAGCGCCGCATTCTGGAATATCTTATTGCCAATCGTGGCCGCCGTCTGAACAAGGCGCAAATTTTTAGCGCGATCTACGGCATTTTCGACAGCGAAGTCGAGGAAAGTGTTGTCGAGAGCCACATCAGCAAGCTTCGCAAGAAGCTGCGGGAACAGCTTGGTCACGATCCCATCGATTCCAAGCGTTTCCTTGGTTACTGCATCAATCTCGATTGA
- a CDS encoding flagellar hook protein FlgE: MSLYGMMRTGVSGMNAQANRLSTVSDNIANSSTTGYKRASTQFASLVLPSSGGAYNSGGVETVVRHHISDDGSLRFTTSSTDLALKGNGFFVVNDRNGTPYLTRAGSFVPDAQGNLVNAAGYYLMGNPIVNGQTNAVINGYQGLEKINIKQNDLVADPSRKGTFTANLPAGSAVIAAADLPSNAAANTAGTAKYTAKTSLQSFDNLGNLVVLDVYFTKTGEDPATKNATWEATVYNKADASASGGFPYSKPAMKTETYNFDGVTGKLTSTDKSLSVQIPNGQLLEIDLSATKQLAGDFTPIEAKIDGSTPSPIDNVDIAADGTVVARYKNGAQRAIYQIALADVPSPDKLLVLSGNVYSTSAESGDVQFGKPGKGSFGTLTSGALEESNADIAQELTEMIEAQRSYTANSKVFQTGADLMDVLVNLKR, encoded by the coding sequence ATGAGCCTCTATGGAATGATGCGGACGGGTGTATCGGGCATGAATGCCCAGGCCAACCGTCTGTCGACTGTATCCGACAATATCGCGAATTCCAGCACCACAGGCTACAAGCGGGCAAGCACGCAGTTTGCTTCGCTGGTTCTGCCAAGCTCCGGCGGCGCCTATAATTCCGGCGGCGTGGAAACGGTCGTTCGCCATCATATTTCTGACGATGGTTCGCTGCGCTTCACCACATCTTCGACCGACCTTGCGCTCAAGGGCAACGGTTTCTTCGTCGTTAATGATAGAAATGGCACACCGTATCTGACACGCGCCGGCTCCTTCGTTCCCGATGCGCAGGGCAATCTTGTCAATGCCGCCGGGTACTACCTGATGGGCAATCCGATTGTGAATGGCCAGACGAATGCTGTTATCAATGGCTATCAGGGTCTGGAGAAGATCAATATCAAGCAGAACGACCTCGTTGCCGATCCAAGCCGCAAGGGGACATTCACCGCAAATCTTCCTGCCGGTTCAGCCGTTATTGCGGCCGCAGACCTGCCGTCAAATGCGGCGGCCAACACAGCTGGAACAGCAAAATACACAGCCAAGACGTCGCTGCAGAGTTTCGACAATCTCGGCAATCTGGTGGTTCTCGACGTCTACTTTACCAAGACGGGCGAAGATCCGGCCACCAAGAACGCCACCTGGGAAGCGACCGTTTACAACAAGGCCGATGCATCAGCCAGTGGAGGCTTTCCCTATTCCAAGCCTGCAATGAAGACTGAAACCTACAATTTCGATGGTGTGACCGGAAAGCTGACATCCACCGACAAGTCGCTTTCGGTCCAGATTCCCAATGGTCAGTTGCTGGAGATTGATCTGTCCGCGACCAAGCAGCTTGCGGGTGACTTTACGCCGATCGAAGCGAAGATTGACGGCAGCACGCCGAGCCCTATCGACAATGTTGATATCGCTGCCGACGGCACAGTCGTTGCCCGCTACAAGAACGGCGCGCAGCGCGCCATCTATCAGATCGCACTGGCGGATGTTCCAAGTCCCGACAAGCTTCTGGTTCTGTCGGGCAATGTTTATTCGACCAGCGCGGAATCCGGTGATGTTCAGTTTGGCAAGCCCGGCAAGGGCAGCTTCGGCACGCTGACTTCGGGCGCGCTGGAGGAATCCAACGCGGACATCGCGCAGGAACTGACTGAGATGATTGAAGCGCAAAGAAGCTACACGGCCAATTCCAAGGTCTTCCAGACCGGTGCGGATTTGATGGACGTGCTGGTGAATCTGAAAAGGTAA
- the flgK gene encoding flagellar hook-associated protein FlgK: MSLTSALLTAQSALTTTSKQTALVSRNIAGANDPNFTRRIGSVVSGPNGSTYLSVRRSADDALLSKYIETNSQLGTSSTMKSGLDRLSGIYSANNASGSPSALLGDLRDSLQQYASQPGNNSVGEAAVSKAVNLANALNKGSNEIQKLRLDADGDINDSVKNINSLLAKFETINNKVVNGTRSGADVSDYLDQRDGLLKEISGEIGITTMVRGDNDLVIFAESGVTLFEGSPRKVSFTPTSAFAAGTTGNQVYVDGVPLSHDTFQQPFGTGRLSGLLQLRDQTAPAYQNQLDEVARSLVSMFAEKDQKNPPTLPNVPGLFTYSGAPAMPADGTISPGIAGTIKVSSAYILSEGGSPTLLRDGGTNPANPDYVQNTGGSAGYSARLQGLIGAINAPRTYDANAGISGQKSLLDYSAASISSLETKRKSVTETNTYNGVLASRAEDAISNASGVNIDVEMQSMLELEHSYQASARILSAVDAMLNELLNAVK, from the coding sequence ATGTCATTAACTTCGGCACTCCTTACCGCTCAGAGTGCTCTGACGACGACGTCGAAACAGACAGCGTTGGTATCCCGCAATATTGCGGGTGCCAACGATCCTAATTTTACGCGTCGTATTGGTTCAGTCGTCAGTGGTCCCAATGGATCAACCTATCTGTCGGTTCGCCGCTCGGCCGATGACGCGCTTCTTTCCAAATATATCGAGACCAACAGCCAGCTGGGAACGTCCAGTACGATGAAGAGCGGCCTCGACCGCTTGTCGGGCATCTATTCCGCCAACAATGCATCCGGTTCCCCAAGCGCTCTGCTGGGCGACCTGCGAGACTCGCTGCAGCAATATGCATCGCAGCCCGGCAATAACTCCGTGGGTGAAGCGGCTGTTTCCAAAGCCGTCAATCTCGCCAATGCCCTGAACAAGGGTTCGAACGAGATCCAGAAGCTGCGGCTGGATGCCGATGGCGACATCAATGATTCCGTCAAGAATATCAATTCGCTGCTGGCGAAGTTCGAGACGATCAATAACAAGGTGGTCAACGGAACCCGCTCCGGCGCTGACGTATCGGATTATCTCGACCAGCGTGATGGTTTGCTGAAGGAAATCTCCGGCGAGATCGGCATCACGACGATGGTGCGCGGCGACAATGATCTGGTCATTTTTGCCGAGTCCGGTGTAACCCTGTTCGAAGGATCGCCGCGCAAGGTCAGCTTCACACCGACGAGTGCTTTCGCAGCGGGTACAACGGGCAATCAGGTCTATGTGGATGGCGTGCCGCTATCGCATGATACATTCCAGCAGCCATTCGGAACGGGCCGTTTGAGCGGTCTGCTGCAATTGCGCGATCAGACGGCACCTGCCTATCAGAACCAGCTTGATGAAGTGGCGCGCAGCCTTGTCAGCATGTTCGCCGAGAAGGATCAGAAAAACCCGCCGACACTGCCGAATGTTCCAGGCCTCTTCACCTATTCCGGTGCCCCAGCGATGCCTGCGGATGGCACGATTTCACCGGGTATTGCCGGAACCATCAAGGTTTCCTCCGCCTATATCCTGTCGGAAGGCGGTAGCCCGACGCTGCTGCGCGATGGCGGCACCAATCCCGCCAACCCGGATTATGTGCAGAACACCGGTGGATCGGCTGGCTACTCCGCCCGTCTGCAGGGATTGATCGGGGCTATCAACGCGCCGCGCACTTACGACGCCAATGCGGGTATAAGCGGGCAGAAAAGCCTTCTGGACTATTCCGCCGCCTCGATCAGCTCGCTTGAAACCAAACGCAAATCTGTCACCGAAACCAACACCTATAATGGCGTGCTGGCATCGCGGGCAGAGGACGCCATTTCCAATGCATCCGGCGTGAATATCGATGTCGAGATGCAATCGATGCTCGAACTTGAACATTCCTATCAGGCATCGGCGCGCATTTTGTCCGCCGTGGATGCCATGTTGAACGAACTCTTGAACGCGGTGAAATAG
- a CDS encoding flagellar hook-associated family protein produces the protein MKTQSISSYMLANSTRNILAKAQADLIKAKEEATTGFVSDTGLALGSRTGQSISLRKEYDRLTVLTETNNLIGQRMTTSQNALGNLVKNATDFLGTVTALRGSADGHSVAADKAKSGLQTTTGLANTNYNGEYVFAGVNTDVQPMDDYYAAGNPARAAIQTAFQTQFGFPMTDPQVKNITADQMKTFLDTTMTAQFSAGSWSNNWSSASDTLVKSRIAPTELAETSVSANNAGFRQLAMSYTMVAELGNIGLSQGAFDAVMDKAISTTSQSVSSLTSAQSFLGDAQARTKDATDRLTVQIKVLNSSVLDLEAVDPYEAANRVTALTTQIEASYALTVKLQSLSLLNYLK, from the coding sequence ATGAAGACCCAGTCCATTTCATCCTACATGCTGGCCAATTCGACCCGCAACATTCTGGCGAAAGCACAGGCGGATCTTATCAAGGCAAAGGAAGAGGCCACGACAGGCTTTGTCTCCGATACGGGCCTTGCGCTTGGCAGCCGCACCGGCCAGTCGATTTCACTGCGCAAGGAATATGACCGGCTGACAGTCCTTACCGAGACCAACAATCTCATTGGCCAGCGCATGACGACCTCGCAGAATGCCCTTGGCAATCTCGTCAAGAATGCGACGGATTTTCTGGGCACCGTCACAGCCCTGCGCGGTTCGGCTGATGGTCATTCGGTCGCAGCCGATAAGGCCAAGAGCGGCTTGCAGACAACAACAGGCCTCGCCAATACCAACTATAATGGCGAGTATGTTTTTGCCGGTGTGAATACCGATGTGCAGCCGATGGATGACTACTATGCCGCCGGTAATCCAGCGCGGGCGGCGATCCAGACTGCTTTTCAGACCCAGTTCGGTTTCCCAATGACCGATCCGCAGGTCAAGAATATCACCGCCGATCAGATGAAGACCTTTCTCGACACGACCATGACCGCACAGTTCAGCGCGGGTTCATGGTCCAATAATTGGTCGTCCGCGTCCGATACGCTGGTCAAGAGCCGGATTGCACCGACAGAACTGGCCGAGACGTCCGTCAGCGCCAACAATGCCGGCTTCCGGCAATTGGCCATGAGTTACACCATGGTGGCCGAACTTGGAAATATCGGTTTGAGTCAGGGTGCTTTTGATGCTGTCATGGACAAGGCGATTTCCACAACGAGCCAAAGCGTCTCATCGCTGACGAGCGCCCAGTCCTTCCTTGGTGATGCGCAGGCCCGGACCAAGGATGCAACGGACCGTTTGACCGTGCAGATCAAGGTCCTCAACAGTTCGGTTCTCGATCTTGAAGCCGTTGACCCTTACGAGGCGGCCAACCGTGTGACCGCACTGACAACCCAGATCGAGGCGTCCTACGCCCTGACTGTCAAGTTGCAGAGCCTGAGCCTGCTCAACTATCTGAAATAA
- the flaF gene encoding flagellar biosynthesis regulator FlaF, whose protein sequence is MYQARYNDIMDDGAESAKERERSLFDQSILMLEEARDEGEYSFKAIEAVHFTSRLWVIVIEDLGSPENGLPQQLRASLISIGIYILKELEAIRQGSSVDYDGIIEITRTIRDGI, encoded by the coding sequence ATGTACCAGGCCCGATACAACGACATTATGGACGACGGCGCAGAGAGCGCCAAGGAGCGCGAACGCTCGCTGTTCGACCAGTCGATCCTGATGCTGGAGGAAGCGCGCGACGAGGGCGAATATTCCTTCAAAGCCATTGAGGCGGTGCATTTTACCTCCCGCCTCTGGGTGATTGTGATTGAGGATCTCGGCAGTCCCGAAAATGGCCTGCCGCAGCAATTGCGTGCCTCGCTAATTTCGATCGGTATCTACATTCTGAAAGAGCTTGAGGCTATCCGGCAGGGCAGTTCGGTCGATTATGATGGCATCATCGAGATCACCAGAACCATTCGTGACGGGATCTGA
- the flbT gene encoding flagellar biosynthesis repressor FlbT — protein sequence MKITLRAGEKVYINGAILSADRKVSLEFLNDVTFLLESHVLQASETTTPLRQLYYAAQIMLINPLIRHEANITFKRMLGNLLATFENQLMLKELKLIDEIVCNDRVFEALKAIRSLYPLEAQILSGDLDTIHPTHSDQPNRPEAIA from the coding sequence ATGAAAATTACCCTGCGTGCCGGTGAAAAGGTCTATATCAACGGCGCTATTCTGAGTGCGGACCGAAAAGTCTCCCTCGAGTTTCTCAATGACGTTACTTTCCTGCTCGAAAGTCATGTGCTGCAGGCAAGTGAAACGACAACGCCGCTGCGTCAGCTCTATTATGCGGCGCAGATCATGCTGATCAATCCGCTGATCAGGCATGAAGCAAACATCACCTTCAAGCGTATGCTGGGAAATCTGCTGGCAACGTTTGAAAACCAGCTGATGCTGAAGGAGCTGAAGCTGATCGATGAGATCGTCTGTAATGACCGGGTGTTTGAGGCACTCAAGGCCATACGTTCGCTCTATCCGCTGGAAGCGCAAATTCTGTCCGGCGATCTGGACACCATCCATCCCACCCATTCGGACCAGCCAAACAGGCCGGAGGCAATCGCATGA
- the flgD gene encoding flagellar hook assembly protein FlgD, whose protein sequence is MTTTPPVGSSTGNTPDTSKAGGPSVDYQSFLKLLVAQMKNQDPTQPMDGTQYVAQLAQFSNVEQSTLMNKKLDQILASSSLSQADGIIGRTVTSADGKVTGVVESVKIYSDGMIAKLKGGAELPVTAGIVIS, encoded by the coding sequence ATGACCACTACCCCGCCCGTCGGATCATCAACCGGCAACACACCGGACACGTCCAAAGCGGGCGGCCCAAGTGTCGACTATCAATCCTTTCTCAAGCTGCTCGTTGCGCAGATGAAGAATCAGGACCCGACCCAGCCCATGGACGGCACGCAATATGTGGCGCAGCTGGCGCAGTTCTCCAATGTTGAACAGTCGACATTGATGAACAAGAAACTGGATCAGATTCTGGCAAGCTCCTCGCTGTCGCAGGCTGACGGCATTATCGGCAGAACCGTCACGAGCGCCGATGGCAAAGTCACCGGCGTGGTGGAATCGGTCAAGATCTACAGCGATGGCATGATTGCCAAGCTGAAGGGCGGTGCTGAATTGCCTGTTACCGCCGGCATCGTCATCAGTTGA
- a CDS encoding flagellar biosynthetic protein FliQ yields the protein MNEADALDIINQAIWTVIVASGPAVGAAMLAGVCIALFQALTQIQEVTLTFVPKIIVILAVLALTAPFVGSQINTLTLLTYSRIEKGF from the coding sequence ATGAATGAGGCCGATGCACTCGACATCATCAACCAGGCGATCTGGACGGTGATTGTCGCTTCCGGCCCAGCGGTCGGCGCTGCCATGCTGGCAGGCGTCTGTATCGCGCTGTTTCAGGCCCTGACGCAAATTCAGGAAGTAACACTGACCTTCGTGCCGAAGATCATTGTGATCCTCGCTGTGCTTGCACTGACGGCGCCTTTCGTCGGCTCGCAGATCAATACACTTACGCTGCTGACTTATTCACGCATTGAAAAGGGTTTTTGA
- the flhA gene encoding flagellar biosynthesis protein FlhA, whose amino-acid sequence MQQVAVKKLGDKGYLTGSDVGLALGIVVILTVLFLPVSPVVLDIGLAFSIALSVLILMVSLWIQRPLDFSAFPTVLLIATMMRLSLNIATTRVILTHGDEGYAAAGQVIHGFSQFVMGGDFVIGLVVFAILIIVNFLVITKGATRIAEVGARFTLDAIPGKQMAIDADLSSGLIDEKEAQHRRRELEEESAFFGSMDGASKFVRGDAIAGLIITAVNIFGGIIIGVTRHGMEVGQAADVFTKLSVGDGLVTQIPALIVSLAAGLLVSKGGTRGSTDKAVFGQLGAYPKALFVAALLLFVLGVLPGLPAFPFFILALGLVAIGISVPRKLARVAAAALADDAQKKKAAEDEDRNSVRASLETAQIELCLGKQLSTRLMASQLELAHRVNKMRKKFATEYGFVVPEIKVTDDFLIPPKVYRIKIHGTVVVSQELRVGEIMVIPGDRPIPEIPGEEVREPAFGMKAYSVPETFAADLKRDNYMTVDNLSVMLTHLSEIVRNNLAQLLSYKDMRALLDRLGPEYRKLLDDICPAHLSYSGLQAVLKLLLSERVSIRNLNLILEAIAEVAPHIRRSEMIVEHVRMRMSQQICGDLADNGVLSVLRLGNRWDMVFHQSLKRDAKGDIIEFDIDPRLLEQFGTEASTAIRKHLDAGERFVLVASPEARPYIRMIIERLFATLSVLSHVEIARGVEVRSLGTIS is encoded by the coding sequence GTGCAACAGGTCGCCGTCAAAAAACTGGGAGACAAGGGTTATCTGACCGGCAGTGATGTCGGGCTGGCGCTCGGCATCGTCGTTATCCTGACCGTGCTCTTCCTGCCCGTATCGCCGGTTGTTCTTGATATTGGCCTCGCATTTTCCATCGCGTTGTCAGTTCTCATCCTCATGGTATCGCTGTGGATTCAGCGCCCGCTCGATTTCTCGGCCTTTCCGACGGTTCTGCTGATTGCCACCATGATGCGCCTGTCGCTCAACATTGCAACAACCCGCGTCATCCTCACCCATGGTGATGAGGGCTATGCGGCGGCGGGGCAGGTCATTCACGGCTTTTCCCAGTTCGTCATGGGCGGTGATTTCGTCATCGGTCTGGTGGTCTTTGCCATCCTGATCATCGTCAACTTTCTCGTCATCACCAAGGGCGCAACGCGTATCGCGGAAGTTGGCGCACGTTTTACGCTTGATGCCATTCCCGGCAAGCAGATGGCGATTGATGCGGACCTGTCATCCGGCTTGATTGACGAGAAAGAGGCGCAGCACCGCCGCCGCGAACTGGAGGAAGAAAGCGCCTTCTTCGGATCGATGGATGGTGCGTCAAAGTTCGTGCGCGGCGATGCGATTGCCGGTCTTATCATCACCGCCGTCAATATTTTCGGCGGTATCATCATCGGCGTTACCCGCCACGGCATGGAAGTGGGTCAGGCCGCCGACGTCTTCACCAAACTTTCGGTTGGTGATGGTCTGGTCACGCAGATTCCGGCGCTGATCGTATCGCTTGCCGCGGGCCTGCTTGTTTCCAAAGGCGGCACACGCGGCTCCACCGACAAGGCTGTTTTCGGCCAGCTCGGTGCCTATCCAAAGGCGTTATTCGTGGCGGCGCTCCTGCTGTTCGTGCTTGGCGTCCTGCCCGGTCTGCCCGCCTTTCCATTCTTCATTCTCGCGCTCGGCCTTGTTGCCATCGGCATTTCGGTTCCGCGCAAACTTGCACGCGTGGCAGCAGCCGCATTGGCCGATGATGCGCAGAAAAAGAAAGCGGCAGAGGACGAGGACCGCAACTCTGTCCGCGCTTCACTCGAAACGGCACAGATTGAGCTTTGTCTGGGCAAGCAGCTGTCGACACGCCTGATGGCCTCGCAGCTGGAACTTGCGCACCGCGTCAACAAGATGCGCAAGAAGTTTGCCACGGAGTATGGCTTTGTCGTGCCGGAGATCAAGGTCACGGATGATTTTCTCATTCCGCCAAAAGTCTATCGCATCAAGATCCATGGCACTGTTGTTGTCTCGCAGGAACTGCGCGTCGGCGAAATCATGGTTATTCCCGGTGATCGCCCGATCCCCGAAATTCCGGGTGAAGAGGTGAGGGAGCCCGCCTTTGGCATGAAGGCCTATTCGGTGCCGGAAACCTTTGCCGCTGACCTTAAGCGCGACAATTACATGACCGTCGACAATCTTTCCGTGATGCTCACGCACCTCAGCGAGATCGTCCGCAACAATCTGGCGCAGCTTCTGTCCTATAAGGATATGCGCGCGCTGCTGGACAGGCTCGGCCCTGAATATCGCAAGCTGCTTGACGATATCTGCCCCGCCCATCTTTCCTATTCGGGCCTGCAGGCGGTGCTCAAGCTGCTATTGTCGGAGCGGGTTTCCATCCGCAATCTCAATCTTATTCTTGAAGCCATTGCCGAAGTCGCGCCGCATATCCGCCGTTCGGAAATGATCGTGGAGCACGTCCGCATGCGCATGTCACAGCAGATTTGCGGGGACCTTGCGGATAATGGCGTGCTCAGCGTCCTGCGTCTTGGCAATCGCTGGGATATGGTTTTCCATCAGAGCCTCAAGCGCGATGCCAAGGGTGATATCATCGAATTTGATATTGACCCACGTCTGCTTGAACAGTTTGGCACCGAAGCCAGCACGGCAATCCGCAAACATCTGGATGCGGGGGAACGTTTCGTGCTCGTCGCATCGCCGGAAGCGCGGCCCTATATCCGCATGATCATCGAAAGGCTGTTTGCCACGCTTTCCGTGTTGTCCCATGTGGAGATTGCCCGCGGCGTCGAAGTGCGTTCGCTCGGAACGATCTCGTGA
- the fliR gene encoding flagellar biosynthetic protein FliR, with amino-acid sequence MMLQNLALSDMVIAAFLVFARVGACLLIMPGISSPRIPLQVRLFLALACSLMVVPLVLKQVTPAANAAPLVLMRIIVIEAIVGALIGILARMYFWALQFMANTIAMATGYSGAPGAGIESEEPQAAIATIVTFSALLMFFIMDLHLEVLRALLSSYSAIPVDGVFQPATAMVNLTDTLSKAFFSTIRIAAPFIVFAVVVNIAVGLINKLTPTIPVYFISMPFVLAGGLMLLYFTMPDLLRFFTSETGSYLRNF; translated from the coding sequence TTGATGCTGCAGAATCTGGCGCTCAGCGACATGGTGATCGCCGCCTTTCTGGTCTTTGCCCGCGTCGGGGCGTGCCTGCTGATTATGCCCGGTATTTCCAGCCCGCGCATTCCGTTGCAGGTCAGGCTTTTTCTCGCTCTCGCCTGTTCACTGATGGTCGTGCCGCTCGTGCTCAAGCAGGTAACACCCGCGGCCAATGCCGCACCGCTCGTGCTGATGCGCATCATCGTCATCGAAGCCATTGTCGGCGCGCTGATCGGCATACTGGCACGCATGTATTTCTGGGCTCTGCAGTTCATGGCCAACACCATTGCCATGGCGACAGGCTATTCCGGCGCTCCGGGGGCGGGTATTGAATCCGAAGAACCGCAGGCGGCGATTGCCACCATCGTTACTTTCTCGGCCTTGCTGATGTTCTTCATCATGGACCTGCATCTTGAAGTGCTGCGTGCCTTGCTCTCATCCTATTCGGCTATCCCGGTTGATGGGGTTTTCCAGCCAGCAACCGCCATGGTCAATCTGACCGATACACTGTCCAAAGCCTTCTTCAGCACCATTCGCATTGCGGCACCCTTCATTGTCTTTGCGGTTGTCGTGAACATTGCCGTTGGCCTCATCAACAAGCTGACCCCGACAATCCCTGTCTATTTCATCTCCATGCCGTTCGTGCTCGCGGGCGGTTTGATGCTTCTCTATTTCACTATGCCCGATCTGCTCCGGTTCTTTACCAGCGAGACCGGCAGCTATCTCAGGAACTTTTGA